From Psychrobacillus sp. FSL K6-2836, a single genomic window includes:
- a CDS encoding MFS transporter has protein sequence MNKEKLWTKDFIIVSTINFLATLVFFLLMVTIASYAKSEFEATTSTAGLVSSIFIIGSLLGRISAGRFIGQKGPIKILWIGLTFFTITSGLYFLANSIPLLLANRLAQGIAVGIIGTATGTIVAHILPSARKGEGIGYFSLSAILATAIGPFIGILLLKMDNGFIIMFTMNLVLSIICILFFAAVKLKLPPIKQPDLTEEKSSILSQFIEPKAVPISFIALIIGFSYSGVMTFLSFYAESINLVSAASYFFLVYAIVIIFSRPFTGKLMDSRGANIIVYPCIALFAIGMFLFSQASAGWMLLLAAAFIGFGYGNFNSVAQTVAVKVTKPHRFGLATATYFILFDLGLGIGPYVLGFIVPETGYRAIFVAMVVVIIICIPLYYLLHGRKDKELIKTAL, from the coding sequence ATGAACAAGGAAAAACTTTGGACAAAGGATTTTATAATCGTTTCAACGATAAATTTTTTAGCAACATTAGTATTCTTTTTGTTAATGGTAACAATTGCATCTTATGCAAAATCGGAATTTGAGGCCACTACTAGTACGGCGGGCTTAGTATCAAGTATTTTTATTATTGGTTCATTGTTGGGGCGAATTAGTGCCGGACGTTTCATCGGACAAAAAGGACCTATTAAAATATTATGGATTGGTTTAACTTTCTTTACAATTACATCAGGACTTTACTTCTTGGCGAACAGTATTCCACTACTTTTGGCTAACCGATTAGCACAAGGGATTGCTGTTGGAATTATTGGTACAGCAACGGGTACCATTGTGGCTCATATATTGCCAAGTGCTCGTAAAGGAGAGGGGATTGGTTATTTTAGTTTAAGTGCTATATTAGCAACAGCTATTGGACCGTTTATCGGAATTCTACTGTTGAAAATGGACAATGGATTTATTATCATGTTCACAATGAACTTAGTTTTGTCTATCATATGTATATTATTCTTTGCTGCTGTGAAACTAAAGTTACCTCCTATTAAACAACCAGATTTAACAGAAGAAAAAAGCTCCATTTTATCTCAATTTATCGAACCGAAGGCAGTACCTATTTCTTTTATTGCATTGATCATCGGGTTTAGTTATTCAGGCGTAATGACATTTTTGTCGTTTTATGCGGAGTCCATTAATCTAGTTAGTGCAGCGAGTTATTTCTTCTTAGTTTATGCAATTGTTATTATCTTCTCCCGTCCATTTACAGGTAAATTAATGGATTCTAGAGGTGCAAACATTATTGTTTACCCGTGCATTGCTCTATTTGCTATTGGCATGTTTTTGTTTAGCCAAGCTTCCGCAGGATGGATGTTACTTCTTGCAGCAGCTTTTATAGGTTTTGGTTATGGCAACTTTAATTCTGTTGCACAAACGGTCGCGGTTAAAGTGACAAAGCCCCACCGATTCGGTTTAGCTACTGCAACCTATTTTATCCTATTTGATCTCGGTTTAGGAATAGGACCTTACGTTTTAGGATTCATCGTGCCAGAGACCGGATATCGTGCAATCTTTGTAGCAATGGTAGTAGTAATTATTATTTGTATCCCACTTTACTATTTACTACATGGTAGAAAAGATAAAGAATTAATAAAAACAGCCTTGTAA
- a CDS encoding MarR family winged helix-turn-helix transcriptional regulator: protein MNSMFAKFKILQRPYANGLQQVLSPFQMSEAQWGLIRYIYEVGPATNSEIALYWSVEKPSVTALAQKLIDQNLIYVVYGTDKRKKVMHLTEEGIVKYQQLKKAVHTFQSSLLEGVTEEECEIVEKVLVKLQQNIRK from the coding sequence ATGAATTCGATGTTTGCTAAATTTAAAATTCTTCAGCGACCTTATGCGAATGGTCTCCAGCAAGTGTTGAGTCCTTTTCAGATGTCAGAAGCACAGTGGGGATTGATCCGATATATATATGAAGTTGGTCCTGCGACAAATTCAGAAATTGCTTTGTATTGGAGTGTTGAGAAGCCTTCAGTCACAGCACTTGCCCAGAAACTTATTGATCAAAATTTGATATACGTAGTTTATGGAACAGATAAGCGAAAGAAAGTAATGCATTTAACGGAGGAAGGTATTGTTAAATATCAACAATTAAAAAAGGCAGTTCATACTTTCCAATCTTCGCTTTTAGAAGGCGTAACTGAAGAGGAATGTGAGATAGTGGAAAAGGTTTTAGTAAAGTTGCAACAAAATATTAGGAAGTAG
- a CDS encoding flavin reductase family protein gives MISIDPKQNSERDNYKLLIGSIIPRPIAFVTTQSEDRIVNGAPFSYFNIVSSNPPMVSLAIQRSGGQVKDTARNIYNNQQFVVHIVDDENVAKINETAASLPASESEIELANLTLVPSENVSVPGVKEAKVRMECRLVQAIPLGGEEPGSDLFIGEVVRFHLDEAIYEDGRIDPRGLNAVSRLAGNSYAKIGDIFSIERPK, from the coding sequence TTGATTTCGATTGATCCAAAACAAAATAGTGAGCGAGATAATTATAAACTTTTAATCGGTTCCATCATCCCTCGACCTATTGCTTTCGTTACCACACAATCTGAGGACCGAATTGTTAATGGGGCACCATTTAGCTATTTCAATATTGTTTCATCCAACCCGCCGATGGTGTCACTTGCTATCCAAAGATCGGGTGGCCAAGTAAAAGATACTGCTCGTAATATTTATAATAACCAACAATTTGTTGTGCATATTGTGGATGATGAGAATGTAGCGAAAATCAATGAAACAGCGGCTTCATTACCTGCATCAGAAAGTGAAATCGAATTGGCGAATCTAACACTTGTACCAAGTGAAAATGTCTCTGTACCGGGTGTAAAGGAAGCAAAAGTTCGCATGGAATGCAGACTAGTACAAGCAATTCCTCTAGGAGGGGAAGAACCGGGTAGTGATTTATTCATTGGGGAAGTTGTACGGTTTCATTTAGATGAAGCAATTTATGAAGATGGGCGGATTGATCCGAGAGGTTTAAATGCTGTCAGTCGTTTAGCCGGCAATAGCTATGCAAAAATTGGAGATATCTTTTCAATAGAAAGACCTAAATAG
- a CDS encoding ring-cleaving dioxygenase, whose protein sequence is MKKHTAGIHHITAIVGHPQENIDFYAGVLGLRLVKQTVNFDDPGTYHLYFGDGGGKPGTIITFFPWANAYQGQIGDGQVGVTTYVVPTGSLSFWINRLATFAIPFKKAVRFGEHVIQFDDPHGLHLELVERTKGEQNNWTFGGVTPEVAIKGFGGATLYSSRPEETTKTLTDVMGLEVVGTEGDYTRFRSSADIGNIIDLKMVTGVRGGVGVGTVHHIAWRAQDDADHAEWQQHAMNLGQHVTELKDRNYFNALYFRESGEILFEIATDPPGFAHDETLETMGNQLMLPPQYEQHRERLVNSLIPIQVRPID, encoded by the coding sequence ATGAAAAAACATACTGCGGGAATTCACCATATTACAGCTATCGTAGGTCATCCACAGGAAAATATTGATTTTTATGCAGGTGTATTAGGTTTACGTTTAGTTAAACAAACAGTGAATTTTGATGATCCTGGCACATATCACTTATATTTTGGAGATGGAGGGGGAAAACCAGGAACAATTATTACCTTTTTCCCTTGGGCAAATGCTTATCAAGGACAAATTGGGGATGGTCAAGTGGGAGTTACTACGTATGTAGTACCAACAGGATCATTAAGTTTTTGGATCAATCGACTTGCAACATTTGCGATTCCATTTAAAAAAGCCGTGCGTTTTGGTGAACACGTAATTCAATTTGATGATCCACATGGCCTACATCTAGAACTTGTTGAACGAACAAAAGGTGAACAAAACAACTGGACATTTGGAGGAGTAACACCTGAAGTCGCGATTAAAGGCTTTGGTGGTGCAACACTTTACTCAAGCAGACCAGAAGAAACGACTAAAACATTAACGGATGTAATGGGGCTTGAAGTGGTTGGAACCGAGGGTGATTATACACGCTTTAGATCTTCAGCGGATATCGGCAATATTATAGATTTAAAAATGGTCACCGGTGTAAGAGGCGGGGTAGGTGTTGGCACCGTTCACCATATTGCATGGCGTGCACAGGATGATGCTGATCATGCTGAATGGCAACAACATGCCATGAATCTTGGTCAACATGTAACCGAGTTGAAAGACCGTAACTACTTTAACGCATTGTACTTCCGTGAATCAGGGGAAATTCTATTTGAAATTGCAACAGATCCACCAGGATTTGCACATGATGAAACACTGGAAACAATGGGGAATCAGTTAATGTTACCCCCACAATATGAACAACACCGTGAGCGATTAGTTAATTCACTTATTCCTATTCAAGTGCGTCCAATCGACTAA
- a CDS encoding nitroreductase family protein — MDFTKLIDIRRSASNFLKEVKMTESDLKPIFDDLKLTPSAFNLQHTEYVVVLDEEMKENIRIAANGQYKVHSASAVILVLADRYAYRQTERLHEGMRDLGIITDFELNKMIQENNQFYEEKGEQFMKEDAIRNASLSSMMFMLSAKNRGWDTCPMIGFDQEKIRELLQVPDTHEVVLMITIGKEKLSSRRLRGYRKPVDEFVKFIK; from the coding sequence ATGGACTTTACAAAACTAATAGATATACGTAGATCTGCAAGTAACTTTTTAAAAGAAGTGAAAATGACAGAAAGTGATTTAAAGCCCATTTTTGATGATTTAAAGCTTACTCCTTCTGCCTTTAACTTACAGCATACAGAATATGTGGTTGTCTTAGATGAAGAGATGAAGGAAAATATACGAATAGCTGCCAATGGACAGTACAAGGTACACAGCGCATCTGCAGTTATTCTAGTATTAGCGGATCGATATGCTTATCGCCAAACAGAACGCCTACATGAAGGAATGAGAGACTTAGGAATCATTACAGATTTCGAATTAAACAAAATGATTCAGGAGAATAACCAGTTCTATGAAGAAAAAGGGGAGCAATTTATGAAGGAGGATGCGATTCGAAATGCATCACTTTCATCCATGATGTTTATGCTCTCTGCAAAAAATCGTGGATGGGATACTTGTCCAATGATTGGTTTTGACCAGGAGAAGATACGTGAATTACTCCAAGTTCCAGACACACATGAAGTAGTATTAATGATTACTATAGGAAAAGAAAAACTAAGTAGTCGACGTTTACGTGGTTACCGTAAACCAGTCGATGAATTTGTGAAATTTATCAAATAG
- a CDS encoding ring-cleaving dioxygenase, translating into MNKIAGHHHVSMITKKGQQNNQFYQKVLGLRRVKKTVNQDDPSMYHLFYGDLTGSAGTELSFFEIPMVGRTKRGTNAITRIGLLVPSYDSLLYWKKRFELLDVQHGELTKYAGRDALHFEDCEGLRLVLLNNNGDEVPAYWQSWNDSIVEEEHRILGMGAVEMTVQSLNSLANTLEKLFGYELATRNKNEAIYQSVKGQAFGEIVIVEQDGPKEKPGKGSVHHVAIRVKDGEELREWQDRIQDFGFEVMKITDRYYFESLYFREENGILFELATDGPGFTVDSTIESLGKELDLPPFLEGKRAEIEAKLVPIE; encoded by the coding sequence ATGAACAAGATAGCAGGACATCATCATGTTTCGATGATTACAAAAAAAGGACAACAAAACAATCAGTTTTATCAAAAAGTGCTTGGGCTTCGTAGAGTGAAAAAAACAGTTAATCAAGATGATCCTAGTATGTATCATCTCTTCTATGGGGATTTAACGGGCAGTGCGGGAACAGAGTTATCCTTCTTTGAAATCCCTATGGTAGGAAGAACGAAACGAGGAACGAATGCCATAACGAGAATTGGCTTACTTGTCCCGTCTTATGACAGTTTACTATATTGGAAGAAAAGATTTGAATTACTCGATGTGCAACATGGGGAGCTGACCAAGTACGCAGGACGTGACGCACTCCACTTTGAAGATTGTGAGGGATTACGACTTGTCCTTCTAAATAATAATGGCGATGAAGTACCAGCGTATTGGCAGTCTTGGAATGATTCAATCGTTGAAGAGGAGCATCGTATTCTGGGAATGGGTGCTGTAGAAATGACCGTACAATCACTTAATAGCTTAGCAAATACATTAGAAAAACTGTTTGGGTATGAACTTGCTACACGTAATAAAAACGAAGCTATCTACCAGTCGGTAAAAGGTCAGGCTTTTGGTGAAATTGTCATTGTGGAGCAAGATGGTCCAAAAGAAAAACCTGGAAAAGGCAGCGTGCATCATGTAGCTATCCGTGTAAAAGATGGCGAGGAACTAAGGGAATGGCAAGACCGTATTCAAGATTTTGGATTTGAAGTTATGAAAATAACAGACCGTTACTATTTTGAGAGTTTATATTTTAGAGAAGAAAATGGGATTTTATTTGAGTTAGCGACAGATGGACCAGGTTTTACAGTGGATTCAACCATTGAATCCCTTGGTAAAGAGCTAGACTTACCACCATTTTTAGAAGGCAAGCGAGCGGAAATTGAAGCAAAATTGGTACCAATAGAGTAA
- a CDS encoding NADPH-dependent FMN reductase translates to MGFLNKLFGTQEQQHEEDKTMTKSNIGIILGSTREGRVSPQVGAWVKELADKRGDANYTIIDIAEYKLPLLGEAGGDASGAAAWSEIISKQDGFVFIVQEYNHSITGALKNALDYLREEWNNKAAGIVSYGSVGGARATEHLRGILSELLVAHVRVHPALSLFTDFENGTDFKPAAVQADSVNQMLDQVIPWTTALNTIRK, encoded by the coding sequence ATGGGTTTTTTAAATAAATTATTTGGAACACAAGAACAACAACATGAGGAGGATAAAACAATGACAAAATCAAATATAGGTATTATTTTAGGATCAACACGTGAGGGACGCGTAAGTCCACAAGTTGGAGCATGGGTAAAAGAATTAGCAGATAAACGTGGGGATGCAAACTATACTATTATCGATATCGCAGAATACAAATTACCACTTTTAGGTGAAGCTGGTGGGGACGCATCAGGCGCAGCAGCATGGTCTGAAATTATTTCAAAACAAGATGGTTTCGTATTCATCGTTCAAGAATACAATCACTCAATCACTGGAGCACTTAAAAATGCATTAGATTACTTACGTGAAGAGTGGAACAACAAAGCGGCAGGTATCGTATCATACGGTTCTGTTGGAGGAGCTCGTGCAACAGAACATTTACGTGGGATTTTAAGTGAGTTACTTGTAGCACATGTTCGTGTACATCCAGCATTATCATTATTTACAGACTTCGAAAACGGTACAGACTTCAAACCAGCTGCAGTTCAAGCTGATTCAGTCAACCAAATGCTAGACCAAGTTATCCCTTGGACAACTGCATTAAATACAATACGTAAATAA
- a CDS encoding ring-cleaving dioxygenase, with protein MDHLKGIHHVTAITSSAEKNYEFFTYVLGMRLVKKTVNQDDIQTYHLFFADDKGSAGTDMTFFDFPCIPKGTHGTNEIYKTAFRVPTDAALDYWVKRFDKYEVKNTGIEEVFGKKTISFVDFDDQQYMLVSDEFNEGIESGTPWQNGPIPLEFAIKGLGPIHVRIAQFDYFKEVLEKVMLMSEIAQEGSLHLFEVGKGGNGAQVIVEHNTILPAGRQGYGTVHHAAFRVEDTKVLYEWIDHMQAAGFGTSGYVDRFFFESLYARVAPGILFEWATDGPGFMGDEPYETVGEILSLPPFLEGKREQIEASVRPINTVRSTLNIEKEYL; from the coding sequence ATGGATCATTTAAAAGGAATACACCATGTAACAGCTATAACAAGTAGTGCAGAAAAAAACTATGAATTTTTCACCTATGTATTAGGAATGCGTCTAGTAAAGAAAACAGTCAATCAGGATGATATTCAGACGTATCACTTATTCTTCGCAGATGATAAAGGGTCAGCTGGTACCGATATGACATTCTTCGATTTTCCATGTATTCCAAAAGGAACACATGGAACGAACGAGATTTATAAAACGGCTTTCCGCGTACCGACAGATGCGGCACTTGATTACTGGGTGAAACGCTTTGATAAGTACGAAGTAAAGAATACGGGCATAGAAGAAGTATTTGGGAAGAAGACAATTTCATTTGTGGACTTTGATGACCAACAATATATGTTGGTTTCTGATGAATTTAATGAGGGCATTGAATCAGGGACACCTTGGCAAAATGGTCCAATTCCATTGGAATTTGCGATTAAAGGTTTAGGACCAATTCATGTTCGTATCGCACAATTTGATTACTTTAAAGAAGTATTGGAAAAAGTAATGTTAATGAGTGAAATTGCACAAGAAGGATCACTGCATTTATTCGAAGTTGGCAAAGGTGGCAATGGTGCGCAAGTAATTGTGGAACATAATACGATTTTGCCAGCAGGTCGCCAAGGATACGGAACAGTACATCACGCAGCATTCCGCGTAGAAGACACGAAAGTGCTATATGAATGGATTGACCATATGCAAGCAGCTGGTTTTGGTACTTCCGGGTATGTGGATCGCTTTTTCTTTGAATCTTTATATGCACGTGTAGCACCTGGCATCCTTTTTGAATGGGCAACAGATGGACCTGGATTTATGGGTGACGAGCCTTACGAAACAGTAGGAGAAATACTGTCGTTGCCGCCATTCCTTGAAGGAAAAAGAGAACAAATTGAGGCATCTGTACGACCGATCAATACAGTGCGGAGCACGCTTAACATAGAGAAAGAGTATTTATAA
- a CDS encoding MarR family winged helix-turn-helix transcriptional regulator — MELTPIKLNAVSFILRASQSIQEVIRKDAAKYELNPTEFAVLELLYQRGDQPIQVIGKKALISSSSITYVIDKLEQREFVVRKACQKDRRVTYASLTSLGKALVERIFPPYEKKIEEIFGKLTEADMNKMVELLKKVENHAL, encoded by the coding sequence TTGGAACTAACTCCAATAAAATTGAATGCTGTTTCCTTTATCCTTCGTGCCTCCCAGTCGATTCAAGAAGTGATTAGAAAAGATGCAGCTAAATATGAATTGAATCCTACAGAGTTTGCAGTATTAGAATTACTTTATCAAAGAGGCGATCAGCCGATTCAAGTGATTGGGAAAAAGGCTCTTATTTCAAGTAGTAGTATTACTTATGTAATAGATAAGCTAGAACAGAGGGAGTTTGTTGTTCGTAAAGCATGTCAGAAAGATCGTCGTGTGACTTATGCTAGTTTGACGAGTCTAGGGAAGGCACTTGTGGAGCGAATTTTTCCTCCATATGAGAAGAAGATTGAAGAGATCTTTGGTAAGTTAACAGAAGCGGATATGAACAAAATGGTAGAACTACTAAAAAAAGTCGAGAATCATGCTTTATAA
- the cdaS gene encoding sporulation-specific diadenylate cyclase CdaS, with protein MSHNTFDLTPLKKQLTEILESISFEINKGIKTLNNDSYCVLGELKDLKNKFEEVETMAASFYLNNYLSPYTDKYLEITTCIQHLSHQKHGALIVIERKDQVDPLIRAGTAIGATLTQSLLESIFYPGNPLHDGAVLIRGDKIYSAANVLPLSNIVSGGKKIGTRHRAAIGLSEKCDALVLVVSEESGIISFTIDGSLFPISVSSSIN; from the coding sequence ATGTCTCACAATACGTTTGATTTAACACCATTGAAGAAACAATTAACGGAAATCTTAGAAAGTATATCATTTGAGATAAATAAAGGAATAAAAACTCTAAATAATGATAGTTATTGTGTTTTGGGGGAGCTTAAGGATCTCAAGAATAAATTTGAAGAAGTAGAAACGATGGCTGCTTCTTTTTATCTAAATAATTATTTATCCCCTTATACTGATAAATACTTGGAAATAACTACTTGCATTCAGCATTTGTCTCATCAAAAACATGGGGCTTTAATCGTGATTGAGCGTAAGGACCAAGTGGACCCATTAATTCGAGCTGGTACGGCTATTGGTGCAACATTGACCCAATCATTATTAGAATCCATCTTTTATCCTGGAAATCCTTTACACGATGGTGCTGTGTTAATAAGAGGAGATAAAATATATTCCGCAGCGAACGTTCTTCCTTTATCTAATATAGTGTCAGGTGGAAAGAAAATTGGTACCCGTCACCGTGCTGCAATAGGACTTTCAGAAAAATGTGATGCGTTAGTTCTAGTAGTTTCAGAGGAGTCGGGAATTATTTCATTTACAATAGATGGAAGTCTTTTCCCTATAAGTGTGAGCAGCTCTATCAATTGA
- a CDS encoding S1C family serine protease: MDKNQPNGELEEISDEELQILVLEAQREALEKEALEKTRPKLKRPFPRWIFWTMAFVLFVNTFAMIFQIYSIPAIEFIKTSARLSAQEDIARYKEAVVVVLTDDSKGTGFSISSEGKVLTNYHVVEDNNSVVVGFPEAGRFNADVIQTYPSIDLAVLQVDEEDLPFLELSENPSYELGDPITFIGNPLKFTGIANEGSLIDFHQLTDWDVPVMMMEAPVYRGNSGSPVLNEDGQVIGVVFATLDHDEHGKVGLFVPIEEYSRAQK, encoded by the coding sequence ATGGATAAGAACCAGCCAAATGGTGAGCTTGAGGAAATTAGTGATGAAGAATTACAGATACTAGTTCTGGAAGCACAGCGAGAGGCACTTGAAAAAGAAGCATTAGAAAAAACGAGACCAAAACTTAAGCGACCTTTTCCAAGATGGATTTTTTGGACAATGGCTTTCGTCTTATTCGTCAATACATTTGCGATGATTTTTCAGATTTATTCCATTCCAGCCATTGAATTTATCAAAACCTCCGCTAGGTTATCGGCACAGGAAGATATTGCCCGATATAAAGAGGCTGTTGTTGTTGTATTAACTGATGATAGTAAAGGAACTGGATTTTCTATCTCTAGTGAGGGAAAGGTCCTCACCAATTATCATGTAGTGGAGGATAATAACAGCGTAGTAGTTGGTTTTCCTGAAGCGGGACGTTTTAATGCAGATGTTATACAAACCTATCCATCTATAGATCTTGCAGTATTGCAAGTCGATGAAGAAGACTTGCCTTTTCTAGAGCTTTCAGAAAATCCATCTTATGAGCTAGGTGATCCTATCACTTTCATAGGCAATCCACTAAAATTTACAGGCATTGCGAATGAAGGATCATTAATCGATTTTCATCAATTAACTGATTGGGATGTTCCTGTGATGATGATGGAAGCACCAGTATATAGAGGAAATAGTGGAAGTCCTGTTTTAAATGAGGATGGACAAGTAATTGGCGTCGTATTTGCCACATTAGATCATGACGAGCATGGAAAAGTCGGACTTTTTGTACCGATTGAAGAATACTCTAGAGCACAAAAATGA